One genomic window of Arachis hypogaea cultivar Tifrunner chromosome 8, arahy.Tifrunner.gnm2.J5K5, whole genome shotgun sequence includes the following:
- the LOC112707454 gene encoding protein phosphatase EYA produces the protein MSSEAGMPRHETQGFSSSIPPKMDVYIWDMDETLILLNSLLKSSYAEGFNGLKDVQKGVEIGKMWENLILQLCDDYFFYEQIENLNYHTPFLDALVRYDDGRDLSNYDFNHDELGPPDDDANKRKLAYRHRVIAQKYLQGLHNILDHEAKKFWDELYDKTDEYTDRWLSSARTFLEECSGQNKDLVSSIAFSSVVSNTTNASHQHVNVLVTSGGLIPSLVKCLLFRLDGLIPHGNVYSSCVVGKTQCFRWIKERFNDPNVRFCVIGDGWEECQAAEIMRWPFIRMDLRPDKLHRFPGLSLTTVGHYFAVVYGSPDDENDAT, from the exons ATGTCTTCCGAGGCTGGAATGCCTAGGCATGAAACACAAGGGTTTTCCAGCAGCATTCCTCCCAAGATGGATGTCTACATTTGGGACATGGATGAGACCCTTATACTGCTCAACTCCTTGCTGAAATCATCATATGCCGAGGGTTTCAACGGTCTCAAGGATGTGCAGAAGGGCGTGGAAATTGGGAAGATGTGGGAAAATCTCATTCTACAATTGTGTGATGACTATTTCTTCTATGAACAA ATAGAGAATTTAAATTACCATACTCCATTTCTTGATGCTCTGGTCCGGTATGATGATGGGAGGGACCTATCTAATTATGATTTTAACCATGATGAGTTAGGTCCTCCGGATGATGATGCCAACAAAAGAAAACTTGCCTATAGACATCGAGTCATAGCACAAAAGTACTTACAG GGTTTGCATAATATTTTAGATCACGAGGCGAAGAAATTTTGGGATGAATTGTATGATAAAACTGATGAATATACTGACAGATGGCTGTCTTCAG CACGGACCTTTTTGGAGGAGTGTTCAGGCCAAAACAAAGATTTGGTTTCTTCCATTGCTTTTTCAAGTGTAGTATCTAACACAACCAATGCAAGCCATCAGCATGTAAATGTTTTGGTGACGTCAGGAGGGTTAATACCCTCTCTTGTCAAATGCTTGCTCTTTCGTCTCGACGGTTTAATACCACATGGAAATG tttataGCTCTTGTGTAGTGGGAAAAACTCAATGTTTCCGATGGATCAAGGAGCGTTTCAACGATCCGAATGTCCGCTTTTGTGTAATTGGAGATGGATGGGAAGAATGTCAAGCTGCGGAAATCATGAGATGGCCATTTATTAGGATGGACCTGCGGCCAGACAAACTTCATAGGTTCCCTGGTCTCTCATTGACAACAGTTGGCCACTATTTTGCAGTGGTATACGGAAGCCCAGATGATGAGAATGATGCTACCTAG